DNA sequence from the Bombus vancouverensis nearcticus chromosome 8, iyBomVanc1_principal, whole genome shotgun sequence genome:
ataattgatctaatgacaacggaatttccaatatttttttgtttcgtcacgtctttttcataatatatcttttataggtacgtgatttattaatcgttcgaatggaaataattattcgtataatattcaaatgattctagccataaaataaattaaaacgatacctgtaatgcaatctgcgtatgacgtcaacctcgatctatgcttatacaagaaattttatcaatcaatgactagatatacaataatcaaatattataaaatttcctgaaaacctttaggtgttaatatctttaatatttgcaagttattgtttagcgctaattagttagaatgtaacaagtggtgtaccagaattgagataattaagccacacgaacaatcttatttagatctttttaattttttaattctcttttgctctaatacttcgtaaaattaatcttcattagctactacacttcatagaataacaagagataatttttcttatataacgtttcattcataaaatctatcattaaagtatatcttcataaaaatatcattccatactaacggaatatttggtgtcatacgagataacagttaccagtgatgacatatgtaactttataaagatatctcattttattatatattaaaagaatgtactcattgctgctatatttcagatgaaaaaaaggaggcaatgattttacagtaaaatcgttcgtttacaactgattcatttacatttcatgataatactgtgcattctgaatatgctatgatttgatttaaaataataaatagtccattcttgcatactattgctccaactttacttgtattttcgatattggtataaatagaaagacaattaatgtcgttcgagtctattttcggatcatttatattacgtttaatccatatagttattatatgagacatagtatcgtaaaatttggaagaataaaacgttcgtacaggatgtacattttataagaactccaacaaatctgcgtgtacacctaaaatacaaactgatagtgattgttcataagtttatatacattatctaatgtcaatcgaaggtatcaattctttttctccataagagtactttttcatttatatgtgttcaaaaatacacgtgttcaaccgtgaagcatatgtcacctacaacgaaaaagagttttcctatacttaatatttcctttatatacctatgaaagtctattcttcgcgtagtatgaaattatgaataaatctggaatattgttcaatctgaaaagaaaaataacttattgacatcattcattgatacgagattcagaatgtttgttttgtcttgcagaaaaagaaggcagccctccctttcttttaatatgaaatagaaagcgaaaatttgaaaacagattttttggaaatttacttgcaaatatcgttttcaatatcgtgattttcttcccaatggtactgtactttcaaattttccagtatccctctaaaaacaaaaagtcgaacctcgttattattaacgtaggcattacaaggaagagaagtattagaaagcagctcctttttattatggatttctttataatcgtgtaaataagaaattccggaaattttttcctcaagaatttaattcttgtgttttgattgataattattacactgcatactaacatttcgcatactgttcgcgtctaacaatttcctaataataactacttcaaaattacatatgttcttgcacgaattcaaaagtacgtatgatacaattacaattgattctaaaataataattatttaaagatattaagataccaattaaacgtttcactatatttcaaaatctggaacaacaaatttttatttataaaaaatgaaactgtggttatatattctttgtcatgatgctatttcttattaccatgtcgacattttttaaaattcattttgttatctctacgcaatatgaaaattcatatactgcttaatattttttcatattatccatccaccgcatgatatctcctgaaaaatcaaaatattaatgttatattattacaatgcttcttaaatttcaatttttgacaaatttgaaatccaatatattttgcacaattattatttatcaaaaaattctaagttagtaactttcttttcaaatggcaaataacatatactttgacttacctgtaagtttttgttcctaatcatcatttcctcttatagaacatcattattgttcttataattactaccagtgtcatagatattgtagtggctacaactgaattaatagaaaatgacaaataactgtgtataacactaacacataactgtgtataacaatgacacgtaacttttacttacatatcagtcgataagggattactgtgatatcctgttgatgtttcttaaggcacttgattaggtgtgatacggtatcattccttacggtatactgtagataagtattttagaaaatgacaagaataaatctaaattattcagaggttccagtttcggcttagacataaatacaggaccatttgcaaagaagaaagggtgcgtttctacagcctcgttatagtaaccatgaataccaatctctgaattactggttactaaacataaatatcctataaaatttaatatatttctttaatttttaatacatacatgagttagtagttctaaattatgaatcatcctacctgtgatattacacttttccttataatatcatcactcaagtgaacaacattaagatcatgtaaaccatgtcatcctatcttactgtgaagatacttagttatgttatctaacattataaaaatatcatcaaattcaagtccttttattcacatcacatggtcacgacgatctggttcttcgttatataatgttctaaaatttgtcgtacatataggatgtacaaaccgtgatatcaaggtatcagttcctccttcccaagggacagtttcattaaaattctgatagaattaaaaattaattattaatattctaacaatcatatatgttaaatacattatagtcaacgatatatacctgagcgaatgtaggggtgattccttgataattataaatgtcatcagcccacatcattgtgccacttccttgtactccagcctctagattaacagcctaaacaaacatacaaaattttatagaagctgtacaaaatatagtatatatgcgcaatattgaagcgttcaaggggatataaaggtaatgtacatcacatacacgtgtactctcatgcaacaaaatacaattagatttaatagtataagctcttttattcatcataatagattggaaatttaagtgtcttacgagggtgagtagaaagttacccgctctgtcggtgtagaatttattttaagcaattgtcaaaaaagacatacatcattttttgacataatcactcaatttctgtatacactttgtccatttgctgaaggaccttcgtattttctcattaaaaaatgttttgggctgagctgcgaaccacgaatgcatcgtcgtcttcaccttttcatcagctttttcggcatccatctcgcacaaactttttaaaacccaaatctgtcgtgcgctattgcataagcagagccgtggctgatttgcaaatgatttgccacattatccagcgtcactcgtctattccatagagcataagttcatgagcacgttcaatgttgtcatcgtggatgtggacgggcgtccagctgttttttcataacacttgtgcgatcttctttgaacttttgtgcccattcaaacacacttcgtgacaaaacactttctccataatgtgcattaaatctttgataaatataggcatcaatcATAACcttcgaccacaagaaacgaatcacagcatcctgcactgttttcctgcaaatcaccattgcaaagcgccattactcgagcaacggtcacaaacgaattgacgtaacataatgaaacctacgcagcagcactgaacagatattgacgtcatacgaagagtgcagatggatcaatacggtcgacagaagttttaactatctggagtgcggataaatttttaccgagagtcgtataggaatctataatctgtaagtacacctttggctgaatggaaatttctcttacatatagttaaaaatgcagaaacagtgtattgaattggaaagtgataaaaaataagcgaagtttcgaggttgcatgtgattgcatgagtacacaggacgtttttagcgaataaaaaataattttgaaagacacgagacttatcttgtattttatgcactctctgtgtccgaatctccagaagctctctatcttatgaagtgttttagattagccggaaaattttgtatgtacatgcaagaagtatacgatctaagtggaatattccattattctcttgatacaacagaaacgaaatttacagaacttctcagaaagttggtttattattaccaaattaatagaattaatatacgtttatcatctttacatacctaagtcgtggaggtttatcgtgcgtaaaaaattagtgtcgtttcaaagttacatttcgtacattttaagcctataatttgtaacgtacaaaacaatgtaaatttgagctgtttcttatctccacaataagaaaatccaactttacgttttttacacaatgatatttatggaacagtaatatcatattattgcatcgcttggagaatgaagtcaaggtacgatgtgaccctagtgtaaacgctgggatagccagctgtgctgcacttataagcgtaagacataatacctattaaatacgaggttaattcatgttgtatcagcagtggtccgccgcggtcagcctgaaaggatcgttaaatttttaatcaaagataccgaaatatatcgatcgaattgtattgaaattatacttatatacagtaataatcttctattgatttgtgtatagaaatactccaatttataatgtacatgttatatgtattttgagcaaaactaagattagaaggaaattagattaaataccataatgaggtgtgagaagtgggcaaaactattaaattgtgtttatctattatttctaatgtttaagacgtcgatttgatgttaattcgaattgacgtgtcttcagataccatatagtttgtagtaactctgtaacttaattaccgtacaagaatcctctctaccctgagcatgttcggcgcatattataccatcagtgatatcaggtgcattaggaaatttggaataagctattttgcattcggcgttcttaatcactggcatttgtacttccattaatgcattacgtcgtggtcgtcctacgaagaaaataagaaagatatttaagactggaactgtttaattttattataaaattgatatcacttactatatcttaacgctcttCATCCAGCAACAAAGGgattatagccgacgaagttgctctttcgtaggggctttttcgtacaaatgggatatacgtaccctgaaaaataaaaaaataaatgaaaatgcaggaaacgaatgaccaaaagtatgagaaagaattgtacacgctttatgacacaatatatgtgtccagtaagaaatttcaggatatgatacttcagtaatactcaatagcatatatatatatttgaggacttacttgaaaatggcacctcctccaccaatctaagaatggcaatattatgattgtgtatgttttctattccatccatatgtgcacaatgtactgcggtcaaaacatgcctagccgatatcagggaacctccgcacttccatagtggtttgtctgggtttcggggattacgaaaacctaatgcagcgatccatggccaagcgcctaaaatgcaatagtcatagttgttaatatacataattttttctcacataacgagtaacaacgattattacctattcgatattcgatcatactgcagacgataagtacatacgtacaagtactctgaaatagagatttgataaagacagaaattaaatttttattccagtggaatacaaattattaaataattctatataatttctatttgaactatactgaactataaagttcaaacgtgtaatttctgccctaacagtttttgatctctatccatattattactcctatatcaattttttatttcaagcaaaaagatactcttcctaacatgaagtaaaagaaagaaataattcaagttaataagtaaagttactaccgataaaatcatagcattattatttagtctaattgaaatgtacattgatgtgctgtttaatgcctttaaagttcattctttgcagtaaatggcttattattaatcggaaagaaagacataaaacgtaccaagttcagctggtttaccatcgaccagcctggtatgagagacgttgctaaaaccacagtatggtggtcgccaagccttatacttatacacagtttttattaaaatttctctcttctctttgtttggatcgtccggacagcaaacgatcgtaacattgccctggtatctgcacactgatcgtctataaaaatcggtggctgtacggtactgtatctgccatatttcttgcagaggtttacattttctgtagtcaaggcacctgccttcttgattgtccggcgtggtacattctggatcaaacaattttaaaacatttatacagttcaaagatgcgcaagaaagcgacaccgattactcaactttcgaagtaaaaagccgatcaagtccaccggattgccctacagacacgtattaatccgtaagagttagtcatcatgttgataataattatctaaagaaacttttcacgtgaaaatataaaattttaattgattagatattgtgttagccatacttaagaaagaaaatgaaaatgaatgaaatgaaagaaaaggactaccttcaacctcattttttaaataaacactttgtcagttttgcggtaaataaattcttaggaattcaggacagtttttagtgaatcattttgtttcgaccgttcgcggagagacgcgatcacgggatagcacgtcaacgagagttgtaagttcccgttacgattaaataatcgacgccacgaattgatcgatccccttatttcgattatgataataagggtagttcaatgaaattccacagaattaacacaaataaattaatgtttatttcaacaacttattaact
Encoded proteins:
- the LOC143302978 gene encoding venom protease-like isoform X2 produces the protein MEVQMPVIKNAECKIAYSKFPNAPDITDGIICAEHAQGREDSCTADRGGPLLIQHELTSYLIGC
- the LOC143302978 gene encoding venom serine protease Bi-VSP-like isoform X1 gives rise to the protein MVNQLNLSTCTYVLIVCSMIEYRIGAWPWIAALGFRNPRNPDKPLWKCGGSLISARHVLTAVHCAHMDGIENIHNHNIAILRLVEEVPFSSKSSNIYICY
- the LOC143302978 gene encoding uncharacterized protein LOC143302978 isoform X3: MMWADDIYNYQGITPTFAQNFNETVPWEGGTDTLISRFVHPICTTNFRTLYNEEPDRRDHVM